From Cellulosimicrobium cellulans, the proteins below share one genomic window:
- a CDS encoding metal-dependent hydrolase family protein, whose protein sequence is MTSTSTLVVRGVAVFDSEAGVVTPPQDVTVRDGLVARVVPAGTEDDVPPGTPTIDGTGRTLIPGLIDAHWHASFATVPLLVALTADVGYVFAAAVVSARDTLLRGFTTVRDLGGPSFGLKRAIDEGVVPGPRIYPSGAFISQTGGHGDFRLPYETPRGVVGHLSRGEIIGAAAIADGPAEVLRAAREQLMHGASQLKLMAGGGVASSYDPLDVSQYTFAELRAAVEAAENHGTYVTVHAYTPHAVRTAVEAGVRCIEHGQLLDEPTIALLAERGVRLCLQPFLDDDDAPPLSGPSRKKLEQMVAGTDTAYALAIEHGVDVAFGTDVLFEPALARRQGAMLAKLTRWYSPAEVLQLATIRNAELLAMSGARNPYPGRLGVVAEGAIADLVLVDGDPVADLSLVGRPDEAFVAIVKDGRLVKGEELVSTSAA, encoded by the coding sequence ATGACCAGCACGAGCACGCTCGTCGTCCGCGGGGTCGCGGTGTTCGACAGCGAGGCGGGTGTCGTCACGCCGCCGCAGGACGTCACGGTGCGCGACGGCCTCGTCGCCCGCGTGGTGCCCGCCGGCACCGAGGACGACGTCCCGCCCGGCACGCCGACGATCGACGGCACCGGCCGCACGCTGATCCCCGGGCTGATCGACGCGCACTGGCACGCGTCCTTCGCGACCGTGCCGCTGCTCGTCGCGCTCACCGCCGACGTCGGCTACGTGTTCGCGGCCGCGGTCGTCAGCGCGCGCGACACGCTCCTGCGCGGCTTCACGACGGTGCGCGACCTGGGCGGCCCGTCGTTCGGGCTCAAGCGCGCGATCGACGAGGGCGTGGTGCCCGGGCCGCGGATCTACCCGTCGGGCGCGTTCATCTCCCAGACCGGCGGGCACGGCGACTTCCGCCTCCCGTACGAGACCCCGCGCGGCGTCGTCGGGCACCTGAGCCGCGGCGAGATCATCGGCGCGGCCGCGATCGCGGACGGCCCGGCGGAGGTGCTGCGCGCCGCGCGCGAGCAGCTCATGCACGGGGCGTCGCAGCTCAAGCTCATGGCCGGCGGCGGCGTCGCGTCGAGCTACGACCCGCTCGACGTCTCGCAGTACACGTTCGCCGAGCTCCGGGCGGCGGTCGAGGCCGCCGAGAACCACGGCACGTACGTGACCGTGCACGCGTACACGCCGCACGCCGTCCGCACCGCGGTCGAGGCGGGCGTGCGCTGCATCGAGCACGGACAGCTCCTCGACGAGCCGACGATCGCGCTCCTCGCCGAGCGCGGCGTCCGCCTGTGCCTCCAGCCGTTCCTCGACGACGACGACGCGCCGCCCCTCTCCGGGCCGAGTCGCAAGAAGCTCGAGCAGATGGTCGCGGGCACGGACACGGCGTACGCGCTCGCGATCGAGCACGGGGTGGACGTCGCGTTCGGCACCGACGTGCTGTTCGAGCCCGCGCTCGCGCGCCGCCAGGGCGCGATGCTCGCCAAGCTCACCCGGTGGTACTCGCCGGCCGAGGTGCTCCAGCTCGCGACGATCCGCAACGCCGAGCTGCTCGCGATGTCCGGCGCGCGCAACCCGTACCCGGGCCGCCTCGGCGTCGTCGCGGAGGGCGCGATCGCCGACCTCGTGCTGGTCGACGGCGACCCCGTCGCCGACCTGTCGCTCGTGGGGCGTCCCGACGAGGCGTTCGTCGCGATCGTGAAGGACGGGCGGCTCGTCAAGGGCGAGGAGCTCGTCAGCACGTCCGCCGCCTGA
- a CDS encoding cold-shock protein, whose product MPQGTVRWFDADRGFGFIDLGNEAEDLFVHASEIVGDDGPKQLREGQVVEFEVGEGDRGPQARHVRVTGDRAADAPLGVLGTVAWYEPTKGYGFVTPDGDSAQIFLHSSAIVGGGVVSEGQRVAFLVVEGEKGPQADHLLPLGAQAAQPATDGADGTVSWYDDVKGFGFVVPDGGGDDVFVHVSALGRGLTELAEGARVTYDVVAGDKGPNARNVQLVRGSRGARPSADRGRPDRSDRSGRPGGSGRPVRGGEGTVARYDADRGFGFITPDAGGEDLFVHVSVVRDDEVLEEGDRVRFAVRQSDRGPQADRVELL is encoded by the coding sequence GTGCCCCAGGGAACTGTCCGATGGTTCGACGCCGACCGAGGGTTCGGCTTCATCGACCTCGGGAACGAGGCGGAGGACCTGTTCGTCCACGCGTCCGAGATCGTCGGCGACGACGGGCCCAAGCAGCTCCGGGAGGGGCAGGTCGTCGAGTTCGAGGTGGGCGAGGGCGACCGCGGGCCGCAGGCGCGCCACGTCCGCGTCACGGGCGACCGGGCTGCCGACGCGCCCCTGGGCGTGCTCGGCACCGTCGCCTGGTACGAGCCGACCAAGGGCTACGGCTTCGTCACGCCGGACGGTGACAGCGCCCAGATCTTCCTGCACAGCTCGGCCATCGTCGGGGGTGGCGTGGTCTCCGAGGGCCAGCGGGTCGCGTTCCTCGTCGTCGAGGGGGAGAAGGGTCCGCAGGCGGACCACCTGCTGCCGCTCGGGGCGCAGGCCGCGCAGCCCGCGACCGACGGCGCGGACGGCACCGTCTCCTGGTACGACGACGTCAAGGGCTTCGGTTTCGTCGTCCCCGACGGTGGCGGCGACGACGTCTTCGTGCACGTCAGCGCCCTGGGCCGGGGGCTGACCGAGCTCGCCGAGGGCGCGCGCGTGACGTACGACGTCGTCGCGGGCGACAAGGGGCCGAATGCCCGCAACGTGCAGCTCGTGCGCGGCTCCCGCGGCGCGCGCCCGTCCGCGGACCGTGGCCGCCCCGACCGCTCGGACCGCTCCGGCCGTCCGGGAGGGTCCGGCAGGCCGGTGCGTGGGGGTGAGGGCACCGTCGCGCGCTACGACGCGGACCGTGGCTTCGGGTTCATCACGCCCGACGCCGGGGGCGAGGACCTGTTCGTGCACGTGTCGGTCGTGCGCGACGACGAGGTCCTGGAGGAGGGCGACCGGGTCCGGTTCGCGGTGCGCCAGAGCGACCGGGGCCCGCAGGCGGACCGCGTCGAGCTGCTGTGA
- a CDS encoding alanine--tRNA ligase-related protein — translation MNAQEIRSAYLEFFASRGHAVIERAPLVLREDPTTLFTGAGMQPLMPYLLGAREHDAGPLLVDSQPCVRAQDIDEVGDRRHTTFFEMLGNWSLGSADVEQQVRWFAEFLAHVGVDLERLYVTCFRGSPEHGIPRDDEAARAWVTVFAEHGIAARLVDVGSRADGDRDGMRGGRVFLYDAEENWWSRGGGLDGTPVGDPCGPDSEVFYDLGPEHHDPSAGEPHPASDGGRFVEIGNQVFMRYRRTTEGFAPLDEPSIDFGGGLERIAAAAMASPDVFDVSLLRPLVDRLEALSGRAYEDDPRPFRVIADHVRAATFLAADGVRPGNKTHGYVLRRLVRRAVVHALRLGLDERFADDLVAVVAETYGDAYPGLVAQREELSTVLRDEESRFRRTVHRGLRELEKLAGATVTGDDLFVLADTWGFPVELSVDEVRRRDMALAPDWREGYTLQRERQRARSRAALTSGE, via the coding sequence ATGAACGCCCAGGAGATCCGTTCGGCCTACCTCGAGTTCTTCGCCTCACGGGGTCACGCCGTGATCGAGCGAGCGCCCCTGGTGCTCCGCGAGGATCCGACGACGCTGTTCACGGGTGCCGGGATGCAGCCGCTGATGCCCTACCTGCTGGGTGCCCGGGAGCACGACGCCGGGCCCCTCCTGGTCGACTCGCAGCCGTGCGTCCGGGCGCAGGACATCGACGAGGTCGGGGACCGCCGGCACACGACGTTCTTCGAGATGCTGGGCAACTGGAGCCTGGGGTCCGCCGACGTGGAGCAGCAGGTCCGCTGGTTCGCCGAGTTCCTCGCGCACGTCGGCGTCGACCTCGAGCGCCTGTACGTCACGTGCTTCCGCGGGTCGCCCGAGCACGGGATCCCTCGTGACGACGAGGCCGCACGGGCCTGGGTCACGGTGTTCGCGGAGCACGGGATCGCGGCACGGCTCGTGGACGTGGGGTCCCGTGCCGACGGCGACCGTGACGGGATGCGCGGCGGCCGGGTCTTCCTCTACGACGCCGAGGAGAACTGGTGGAGCCGGGGAGGCGGCCTGGACGGCACGCCGGTCGGCGACCCCTGCGGGCCGGACTCGGAGGTCTTCTACGACCTCGGCCCCGAGCACCACGACCCGTCGGCCGGTGAGCCCCATCCCGCGAGCGACGGGGGCCGGTTCGTCGAGATCGGCAACCAGGTGTTCATGCGCTACCGCCGGACCACCGAGGGCTTCGCCCCCCTCGACGAGCCGAGCATCGACTTCGGGGGCGGGCTCGAGCGCATCGCCGCGGCCGCCATGGCGAGCCCCGACGTGTTCGACGTGAGCCTCCTGCGTCCGCTGGTGGACCGGCTCGAGGCGCTCAGCGGCCGCGCGTACGAGGACGACCCGCGCCCGTTCCGCGTGATCGCCGACCACGTCCGGGCCGCGACGTTCCTCGCCGCGGACGGGGTGCGCCCGGGCAACAAGACGCACGGGTACGTCCTGCGGCGGCTCGTCCGCCGGGCGGTGGTGCACGCCCTCCGCCTCGGCCTGGACGAGCGGTTCGCCGACGACCTCGTCGCCGTCGTGGCCGAGACGTACGGCGACGCCTACCCGGGCCTGGTCGCGCAGCGCGAGGAGCTGAGCACGGTCCTGCGCGACGAGGAGTCGCGCTTCCGTCGCACGGTGCACCGCGGGCTCCGGGAGCTCGAGAAGCTCGCGGGCGCGACGGTCACCGGGGACGACCTGTTCGTGCTGGCGGACACCTGGGGCTTCCCCGTCGAGCTGTCGGTCGACGAGGTCCGCCGCCGCGACATGGCGCTCGCCCCGGACTGGCGGGAGGGCTACACGCTGCAGCGGGAGCGCCAGCGGGCACGCTCGCGGGCGGCCCTCACGAGCGGGGAATAG
- a CDS encoding APC family permease: MVGAGVFSAFAPAAAAAGTGLLVGLALAAVVAYANATSSAQLAAQHPTSGGTYVYGREHLGPWWGYVAGWGFVVGKTASCAAMALVLAAYAAPPGWERPVAAAAVVLLTAVGYRGVTRTARLARAIVAVALLAIATAVVASLAGTAPRWSAVLDPDGAHGGWYGVLQSAGLLFFAFAGYARVATLGEEVRDPRRTIPRAVLVSLGAVVVLYAVVAVVLLAVLGPEALAASAAPLADAVAAGSWTWAGPVVSVGAVAASAGALLALLAGVSRTGLAMARTGDLPAWFAAVHPVHRVPHRAELAVGAVVVVLVLTTDLRGAIGFSSFGVLVYYLVANLSALRQTAPHRLYPRALQVLGALGCVALVATLPLPSVAAGTAVLAVGVALRAVRVRS, translated from the coding sequence ATGGTCGGCGCGGGCGTGTTCTCCGCGTTCGCCCCCGCGGCCGCCGCGGCGGGGACGGGGCTGCTCGTCGGGCTGGCGCTGGCGGCGGTCGTCGCGTACGCGAACGCGACGTCGTCCGCCCAGCTCGCCGCGCAGCACCCCACGTCAGGCGGCACGTACGTGTACGGGCGCGAGCACCTCGGCCCCTGGTGGGGGTACGTCGCCGGGTGGGGGTTCGTCGTCGGCAAGACGGCGAGCTGCGCGGCGATGGCGCTCGTACTCGCCGCGTACGCGGCCCCGCCCGGGTGGGAGCGCCCCGTCGCCGCCGCGGCCGTCGTGCTGCTCACGGCCGTGGGCTACCGGGGCGTGACGCGGACGGCGCGCCTCGCCCGGGCGATCGTCGCGGTGGCGCTCCTCGCGATCGCGACGGCCGTCGTCGCGAGCCTCGCGGGCACCGCGCCGCGCTGGTCGGCGGTGCTCGACCCCGACGGCGCGCACGGCGGCTGGTACGGCGTCCTCCAGTCCGCGGGCCTGCTGTTCTTCGCGTTCGCGGGGTACGCGCGGGTCGCGACGCTGGGCGAGGAGGTCCGCGACCCGCGCCGCACGATCCCGCGCGCCGTCCTCGTGTCGCTCGGGGCCGTCGTCGTGCTCTACGCGGTCGTCGCGGTGGTCCTGCTCGCGGTGCTCGGACCGGAGGCGCTCGCGGCGTCCGCGGCGCCCCTCGCCGACGCCGTCGCGGCCGGGTCGTGGACGTGGGCGGGCCCGGTCGTGAGCGTCGGCGCCGTCGCCGCGAGCGCCGGCGCCCTCCTCGCCCTGCTCGCGGGCGTGAGCCGGACCGGCCTGGCGATGGCGCGCACGGGCGACCTGCCCGCGTGGTTCGCGGCCGTGCACCCCGTGCACCGGGTGCCGCACCGGGCCGAGCTCGCCGTGGGTGCGGTCGTCGTGGTGCTCGTGCTCACGACCGACCTGCGGGGGGCGATCGGGTTCTCGTCGTTCGGGGTGCTCGTCTACTACCTCGTGGCGAACCTCTCGGCGCTGCGCCAGACCGCCCCGCACCGGCTGTACCCGCGCGCGCTCCAGGTGCTCGGCGCGCTCGGCTGCGTCGCGCTGGTCGCCACGCTCCCGCTCCCGAGCGTCGCAGCGGGGACGGCGGTGCTGGCGGTAGGCGTCGCCCTCCGGGCGGTACGCGTGCGGTCGTGA
- the aspA gene encoding aspartate ammonia-lyase: MSSARTRVEEDLLGPLEVPADAYYGVHTVRAVENFRISGTTVSDVPEMVRGMVMVKKASALANRELRTLQRDVADAIVAACDAILDHGRCLDQFPVDVFQGGAGTSVNMNTNEVVANLALELAGFEKGRYDVINPNDHVNRSQSTNDAYPTGFRLAVHELVARLQGEVRQLERAFDEKASEFADVLKMGRTQLQDAVPMSLGQEFAGFAVNVGEEVRRLEVAGELLLEVNLGATAIGTGLNTPPGYPKVATRRLAEVSGLPTVPAENLVEATYDNGAYLAVHSALKRLAAKLSKICNDLRLLSSGPRAGLGEINLPELQAGSSIMPAKVNPVIPEVVNQVCFKVMGNDVTITHAAEAGQLQLNVMEPVLAQAMFESLRLLTNACVALRTKCVTGITANVEVCRRHVLDSIGIVTYLNEIIGHRNGDLVGAEAARTGASVRDVVVARGLLTPEEVDAVLTTENFLRPRYTGRYYAPDERGLPAVGEEGESSRVVESDDAVGAPSDPEPED, encoded by the coding sequence ATGTCGAGCGCACGGACACGGGTCGAGGAGGACCTGCTGGGACCCCTCGAGGTCCCGGCGGACGCGTACTACGGGGTCCACACCGTCCGGGCCGTGGAGAACTTCCGCATCTCGGGGACGACGGTCAGCGACGTCCCCGAGATGGTCCGCGGCATGGTGATGGTCAAGAAGGCGTCGGCGCTCGCGAACCGCGAGCTGCGCACCCTCCAGCGCGACGTCGCCGACGCGATCGTCGCCGCGTGCGACGCGATCCTCGACCACGGCCGGTGCCTCGACCAGTTCCCGGTGGACGTGTTCCAGGGCGGTGCGGGCACGAGCGTCAACATGAACACCAACGAGGTCGTCGCCAACCTCGCGCTCGAGCTCGCCGGGTTCGAGAAGGGCCGCTACGACGTCATCAACCCCAACGACCACGTCAACCGCTCGCAGTCCACGAACGACGCCTACCCCACGGGGTTCCGCCTCGCGGTCCACGAGCTCGTCGCGCGGCTCCAGGGCGAGGTGCGGCAGCTCGAGCGCGCGTTCGACGAGAAGGCGTCCGAGTTCGCCGACGTCCTGAAGATGGGCCGCACCCAGCTCCAGGACGCGGTCCCCATGAGCCTCGGGCAGGAGTTCGCGGGGTTCGCCGTGAACGTCGGCGAGGAGGTCCGGCGCCTCGAGGTCGCGGGCGAGCTGCTGCTCGAGGTGAACCTCGGCGCGACCGCAATCGGCACCGGGCTCAACACGCCGCCCGGGTACCCCAAGGTCGCGACCCGCCGCCTCGCCGAGGTGAGCGGGCTGCCAACCGTGCCGGCGGAGAACCTCGTCGAGGCGACGTACGACAACGGCGCCTATCTCGCCGTCCACTCCGCGCTGAAGCGCCTCGCGGCCAAGCTGTCGAAGATCTGCAACGACCTGCGCCTGCTGTCGTCGGGGCCGCGCGCCGGCCTCGGCGAGATCAACCTGCCGGAGCTCCAGGCCGGGTCGTCGATCATGCCCGCCAAGGTGAACCCGGTGATCCCGGAGGTCGTCAACCAGGTCTGCTTCAAGGTCATGGGCAACGACGTGACGATCACGCACGCCGCGGAGGCGGGCCAGCTCCAGCTCAACGTCATGGAGCCCGTGCTCGCGCAGGCCATGTTCGAGTCGCTGCGCCTGCTCACCAACGCGTGCGTCGCGCTGCGGACCAAGTGCGTCACGGGCATCACCGCGAACGTCGAGGTGTGCCGCCGCCACGTGCTCGACTCGATCGGCATCGTCACCTACCTCAACGAGATCATCGGGCACCGCAACGGCGACCTCGTGGGTGCGGAGGCCGCGCGGACCGGCGCGTCGGTGCGCGACGTCGTCGTGGCGCGCGGCCTGCTCACGCCCGAGGAGGTGGACGCGGTGCTCACGACCGAGAACTTCCTCCGCCCGCGCTACACCGGCCGCTACTACGCCCCCGACGAGCGCGGCCTGCCGGCCGTGGGCGAGGAGGGCGAGTCGTCGCGTGTCGTCGAGTCGGACGACGCGGTGGGCGCTCCATCGGACCCGGAACCTGAAGACTGA
- a CDS encoding glycoside hydrolase family 18 protein has translation MNRLRTAAAALAVALVSSLALTAAPASAEEVLANGGFESGTLSPWTCSGTSGAVVSTPVRTGTKALQGTPAGLDNARCSQSVPTVAGTQYTLSAWVRGSYVYLGVDGGTSTWTPSATDWTRLTVTFTAASSTTQVYLHGWYGTGAYQADDVSLQGAGGPPPVVPGTPGTPVAGTVTSTSAALSWGASSGTVTGYRVYEGSTVVATSTGTSATVSGLAACTPHTYSVAAYNTAGESPRSGSVTVTTAGCGTGVPSAPTALRVATTADTSLGLAWTASTGTVTGYRVYEGTTLRTTVTGTSATLTGLAACSSHTYTVRAYNATGESPAATVTGSTSGCQTAALPKHLLTGYWQNFVNGATPLRLSAVPTSYDLVAVAFADAVPSTPGAVTFGVDPGLSAALGGYTNDQLKADVATLHARGQHVILSVGGEKGTVSVGSAAAASAFATSVIGLIDTYGFDGVDIDLENGVNPTYMGQALRQVRAAVGPDLIITMAPQTIDMQSTGSSYFRLALDIKDILTIVHTQYYNSGTMLGCDQMQAYGQGTVNFLTALSCIQLQSALRPDQVALGLPATTQAAGGGYVNPSVVNDALSCLAAGTRCGSFVPPARWPDIRGAMTWSINWDASNGYAFATSVDAHLAGMP, from the coding sequence ATGAACAGACTTCGCACCGCCGCCGCGGCACTGGCCGTGGCCCTCGTCTCCAGCCTCGCCCTGACCGCCGCCCCCGCCTCCGCCGAGGAGGTGCTCGCCAACGGGGGCTTCGAGTCGGGCACGCTCAGCCCCTGGACCTGCTCGGGAACGTCCGGAGCCGTCGTCTCCACCCCCGTGCGGACGGGGACCAAGGCGCTGCAAGGGACCCCCGCGGGCCTCGACAACGCGCGCTGCTCGCAGTCCGTCCCGACCGTCGCCGGCACGCAGTACACCCTCTCCGCCTGGGTGCGCGGCAGCTACGTCTACCTGGGGGTCGACGGCGGCACCTCGACCTGGACCCCGAGCGCGACCGACTGGACCCGCCTCACGGTCACGTTCACCGCCGCGAGCAGCACCACGCAGGTCTACCTCCACGGCTGGTACGGCACCGGCGCCTACCAGGCGGACGACGTCTCGCTCCAGGGCGCGGGCGGCCCGCCGCCCGTCGTGCCGGGCACGCCGGGCACGCCCGTCGCCGGGACGGTCACCTCGACGTCGGCCGCCCTCTCGTGGGGCGCGTCCTCGGGCACGGTGACGGGCTACCGCGTCTACGAGGGCAGCACGGTCGTCGCGACGTCCACGGGCACCTCGGCCACCGTCTCCGGGCTCGCGGCGTGCACCCCGCACACGTACTCGGTCGCGGCCTACAACACCGCGGGCGAGTCGCCCCGCTCCGGGAGCGTCACCGTCACGACGGCCGGGTGCGGGACCGGTGTCCCCAGCGCGCCCACCGCCCTGCGCGTGGCGACGACCGCCGACACCTCGCTCGGTCTGGCCTGGACGGCCTCGACCGGGACCGTCACGGGGTACCGCGTCTACGAGGGCACGACCCTGCGGACGACCGTCACCGGGACCAGCGCGACGCTGACCGGGCTCGCGGCCTGCTCGAGCCACACCTACACCGTGCGCGCCTACAACGCGACGGGCGAGTCCCCGGCCGCCACCGTGACGGGCTCGACGAGCGGCTGCCAGACCGCGGCCCTGCCGAAGCACCTCCTCACGGGGTACTGGCAGAACTTCGTCAACGGGGCCACGCCGCTGCGGCTGTCGGCCGTCCCGACGTCCTACGACCTCGTCGCGGTCGCGTTCGCGGACGCCGTCCCGAGCACGCCCGGCGCCGTCACGTTCGGCGTCGACCCCGGCCTGTCCGCCGCGCTCGGCGGCTACACGAACGACCAGCTCAAGGCCGACGTCGCGACGCTCCACGCGCGCGGCCAGCACGTGATCCTGTCCGTGGGCGGCGAGAAGGGCACGGTGTCGGTCGGCAGCGCGGCCGCGGCGTCGGCCTTCGCGACCAGCGTGATCGGGCTCATCGACACGTACGGGTTCGACGGCGTCGACATCGACCTCGAGAACGGGGTCAACCCGACGTACATGGGGCAGGCGCTGCGCCAGGTCCGGGCGGCCGTCGGGCCGGACCTCATCATCACGATGGCGCCGCAGACCATCGACATGCAGTCGACGGGCAGCTCTTACTTCCGGCTCGCGCTCGACATCAAGGACATCCTCACGATCGTCCACACGCAGTACTACAACTCGGGCACCATGCTCGGCTGCGACCAGATGCAGGCGTACGGGCAGGGCACGGTGAACTTCCTCACCGCGCTGTCGTGCATCCAGCTCCAGAGCGCGCTGCGGCCGGACCAGGTCGCGCTCGGCCTGCCGGCCACCACCCAGGCGGCGGGCGGCGGGTACGTGAACCCGTCGGTCGTGAACGACGCGCTGAGCTGCCTCGCCGCGGGCACGCGCTGCGGGAGCTTCGTGCCCCCGGCCCGGTGGCCCGACATCCGCGGGGCGATGACGTGGTCGATCAACTGGGACGCGAGCAACGGGTACGCGTTCGCGACCTCGGTGGACGCCCACCTGGCCGGCATGCCGTGA
- a CDS encoding alpha/beta fold hydrolase: protein MTTPQPRTTRPAGARAWSPPLPDAPGFDHLVVETPGLRTHVATIGTGDPVLLLHGFPEHWWQWHDVAPVLAAAGYRVLCPDLRGAGWTTADDAHVERETRLHDLLALLDALDVERAHLVSHDMGAITAMQLCYDHPDRVRTAVELSVPPGFMRPSPRLLPGFRHLPALVWHRRGASLRGIFSSAYVAHPMSEADVDAHLAPMRRAEVDAAVRPLVRHMVLPEAARMMRGVYRRRRLPVPTLFVFGRRDRPWTEELMGQVCRAPERHADRAELAYVDDAAHFITDDAPAAVAALSRDWFDRAA from the coding sequence ATGACTACGCCCCAGCCCCGCACCACCCGCCCCGCCGGCGCCCGGGCGTGGTCGCCGCCGCTCCCGGACGCACCGGGCTTCGACCACCTCGTGGTCGAGACGCCCGGCCTGCGCACCCACGTCGCGACCATCGGCACCGGTGACCCGGTCCTGCTGCTGCACGGCTTCCCCGAGCACTGGTGGCAGTGGCACGACGTCGCGCCCGTCCTCGCCGCCGCCGGCTACCGCGTCCTGTGCCCCGACCTACGCGGGGCGGGATGGACCACCGCCGACGACGCGCACGTCGAGCGGGAGACCCGGCTCCACGACCTGCTCGCCCTGCTCGACGCCCTCGACGTCGAGCGCGCCCATCTCGTCTCGCACGACATGGGCGCGATCACCGCGATGCAGCTCTGCTACGACCACCCCGACCGGGTCCGCACGGCCGTGGAGCTCTCGGTGCCGCCCGGCTTCATGCGGCCCAGCCCCCGGCTCCTGCCCGGCTTCCGGCACCTGCCCGCCCTCGTCTGGCACCGACGGGGCGCGTCGCTGCGCGGAATCTTCTCCAGCGCGTACGTCGCCCACCCGATGTCGGAGGCGGACGTCGACGCCCACCTCGCCCCGATGCGCCGGGCGGAGGTCGACGCCGCGGTGCGTCCGCTCGTGCGGCACATGGTGCTGCCGGAGGCCGCGCGCATGATGCGGGGCGTCTACCGCCGCCGTCGGCTCCCGGTGCCGACCCTCTTCGTCTTCGGCCGCCGCGACCGGCCGTGGACCGAGGAGCTCATGGGACAGGTCTGCCGCGCGCCGGAGCGGCACGCGGACCGGGCCGAGCTCGCCTACGTCGACGACGCCGCACACTTCATCACCGACGACGCGCCGGCCGCGGTCGCCGCCCTCTCGCGCGACTGGTTCGACCGCGCGGCGTGA
- a CDS encoding TetR/AcrR family transcriptional regulator, with the protein MAAATRDRALDAAVEVLGADGVRALSHARVDRRAGLPPGSTSNWFRTRRALLAGVVDRIAEQERADLDVTAMPTITSVDALVDGLCAMTEAQSGPFAARTRARYALFLELSGDPELGEPLRQQRRAFERWTEQIVAAVGIADPAPAARALMALGDGLLLHRLTVDPGLDLRPAIERAVRALAGS; encoded by the coding sequence ATGGCCGCAGCCACCCGAGATCGAGCGCTCGACGCGGCCGTGGAGGTGCTCGGTGCGGACGGCGTGCGCGCGCTGAGCCACGCGCGGGTCGACCGACGGGCAGGCCTTCCTCCCGGGTCGACGTCCAACTGGTTCCGCACACGCCGCGCCCTGCTCGCGGGCGTCGTCGACCGGATCGCCGAGCAGGAGCGCGCCGACCTCGACGTCACCGCGATGCCGACGATCACGAGCGTCGACGCGCTGGTCGACGGCCTGTGCGCGATGACCGAGGCCCAGTCCGGGCCGTTCGCGGCGCGCACCCGGGCGCGCTACGCCCTCTTCCTCGAGCTCTCCGGCGACCCCGAGCTCGGCGAGCCCCTGCGGCAGCAGCGCCGCGCGTTCGAGCGGTGGACCGAGCAGATCGTGGCCGCCGTCGGCATCGCCGACCCCGCGCCCGCCGCCCGGGCCCTCATGGCGCTCGGCGACGGGCTGCTCCTGCACCGGCTCACCGTCGACCCCGGCCTCGACCTGCGCCCCGCGATCGAGCGCGCCGTTCGCGCGCTCGCGGGGTCGTGA